In one bacterium genomic region, the following are encoded:
- a CDS encoding S1 RNA-binding domain-containing protein → MTFDQNENPAPNAPETSETPETATPAAAASEASADGAAPINESEDSGEFAALLDSGPGAALADAKVGDKVTGTIVQIGDDDAFVDCGLRNELPMAVEELKDESGELKHQVGDQVTGHIAKGKDGGLKLTLAINLREAGRAALQQAYEAGTPVEGKVGDTNKGGFSIDLGGVRAFCPFSQIDVRRADDPSVFVGRTLKFKILELSEDGRNVVVSRRAILQSARESQARDTRDTLGLGDALEGVVTRLVPFGAFIDIGGVEGLVHISQISHQRVGDPSEVLKEGQTVRVKVLEIQNLGQGRSERISLSIKALASDPWPEAASTMEPGADVDGTVTRLVDFGVFVELRPGVEGLIHISELANRRIIHPREVLNEGEPITVRVLDIDLSRRRISLSRRQAADYDGD, encoded by the coding sequence ATGACCTTCGACCAGAACGAGAACCCCGCCCCGAACGCCCCCGAAACCAGCGAGACCCCGGAGACGGCGACCCCGGCAGCGGCCGCGTCGGAAGCGTCGGCCGACGGAGCGGCGCCCATCAACGAGTCCGAGGATTCCGGCGAATTCGCGGCCCTGCTCGATTCCGGCCCGGGCGCGGCCCTCGCCGACGCCAAGGTCGGCGACAAGGTGACGGGCACCATCGTGCAGATCGGCGACGACGACGCCTTCGTCGATTGCGGCCTGCGCAACGAGTTGCCGATGGCGGTCGAGGAACTCAAGGACGAGAGCGGCGAACTGAAGCACCAGGTCGGCGACCAGGTCACCGGCCACATCGCCAAGGGCAAGGACGGCGGCCTGAAGCTCACCCTGGCCATCAACCTGCGCGAGGCGGGACGGGCGGCCCTGCAGCAGGCCTACGAGGCGGGCACTCCCGTCGAGGGCAAGGTCGGCGACACCAACAAGGGCGGGTTCTCCATCGATCTCGGCGGCGTCCGGGCCTTCTGCCCGTTCAGCCAGATCGACGTGCGCCGGGCCGACGACCCGTCGGTCTTCGTGGGCCGCACCCTGAAGTTCAAGATCCTCGAACTGTCCGAGGACGGGCGCAACGTCGTCGTCTCGCGCCGGGCGATCCTCCAGTCGGCGCGCGAGTCCCAGGCGCGCGACACCCGCGACACCCTCGGCCTCGGCGACGCCCTCGAAGGCGTCGTGACCCGCCTGGTCCCGTTCGGCGCCTTCATCGACATCGGCGGCGTCGAGGGCCTCGTCCACATCTCGCAGATCTCCCACCAGCGCGTGGGCGACCCCTCGGAGGTGCTGAAGGAGGGCCAGACCGTGCGGGTCAAGGTGCTCGAGATCCAGAATCTGGGCCAGGGCCGCTCCGAGCGGATCAGCCTGTCCATCAAGGCGCTGGCGTCGGACCCGTGGCCCGAAGCGGCCTCGACCATGGAGCCGGGCGCGGACGTCGACGGCACGGTCACGCGTCTGGTCGACTTCGGCGTCTTCGTCGAGCTGAGGCCGGGCGTCGAGGGCCTGATCCACATCTCCGAGCTGGCCAACCGGCGCATCATCCATCCGCGCGAGGTCCTGAACGAGGGCGAGCCCATCACGGTGCGCGTCCTGGACATCGACCTCTCGCGGCGCCGCATCTCGCTCTCCCGCCGGCAGGCTGCCGACTACGACGGCGATTGA
- a CDS encoding HDOD domain-containing protein, protein METNTKYFVTELVGEVGTLPSLAAQVVRLTSDPECDLGELTRVIMSDNVLSLRFLALANSAAFAQGQEVKNLRGALVRLGIRRVRNVALLMGMHDMAPDADAGRGLDMGEFWKHCLAVASCSQGLAWQRGTANPEDAWLAGILHGLGVTILAQRTGTEFAAVVDFARQRRTTLVEAEMRVLDFHHGELGGRLLREWKLPRVFADTVEFYPEDYVAGEVDAEAVALITELRDAIEIARAIGFGDSGDRTPRARLDDLAPRLGLAGPALEALAAKVDREVQDMARVVGITLPDNLFAQSLAASQQAAARVGLEGFNDTLVKEELQAELAAARSIQQQLLPQAVPQVPGYQVAAVNVPSRSVSGDTYDFLTLRGGATALVVADISGKGTPAALLASTLQASLRALALVMDDPGDLLAAANRALYASTDPERFATVFLAVLEPGGGALRYASAGHNPPLLRHGNGRQEWLPPAGTPLGMLPEMEYPVTRVTLGPDDVLVVYTDGVTEATDSREAEFAESGLLEIVVTRAHTPPAVIIDAVVQAVHAHVGDGAAPAPDQPPPDAGDDLTLVVVKTV, encoded by the coding sequence ATGGAGACGAACACGAAATACTTCGTGACGGAACTCGTCGGCGAGGTGGGCACCCTGCCGTCCCTGGCCGCCCAGGTCGTCCGGCTCACCTCCGACCCGGAGTGTGATCTCGGGGAACTGACCCGGGTGATCATGAGCGACAACGTGCTCTCGCTGCGCTTCCTCGCCCTGGCCAACAGCGCGGCCTTCGCCCAGGGCCAGGAGGTGAAGAACCTGCGCGGGGCCCTCGTGCGCCTGGGCATCCGGCGGGTCCGCAACGTGGCCCTGCTGATGGGCATGCACGACATGGCGCCGGACGCGGACGCCGGACGCGGCCTCGACATGGGCGAGTTCTGGAAGCACTGCCTGGCCGTGGCCAGCTGCTCCCAGGGCCTGGCCTGGCAGCGGGGCACCGCCAATCCCGAGGACGCCTGGCTGGCCGGCATCCTGCACGGGCTCGGCGTCACGATCCTGGCCCAGCGCACGGGCACCGAGTTCGCGGCGGTGGTCGATTTCGCGCGGCAGCGGCGCACCACCCTGGTCGAGGCCGAGATGCGTGTCCTCGACTTCCATCACGGGGAGCTGGGCGGACGCCTGCTGCGCGAGTGGAAGCTGCCCCGCGTCTTCGCCGACACGGTCGAATTCTACCCCGAGGACTACGTGGCCGGCGAGGTCGACGCCGAGGCCGTCGCCCTGATCACCGAGCTGCGCGACGCCATCGAGATCGCCCGCGCCATCGGCTTCGGCGACAGCGGCGACCGCACGCCGCGGGCCCGGCTGGACGACCTGGCGCCGCGGCTGGGGCTGGCCGGTCCGGCGCTCGAGGCCCTCGCGGCCAAGGTCGACCGCGAGGTGCAGGACATGGCCCGCGTAGTCGGCATCACCCTGCCGGACAACCTCTTCGCCCAGTCCCTGGCGGCCTCCCAGCAGGCTGCCGCGCGGGTGGGCCTCGAGGGTTTCAACGACACGCTGGTCAAGGAGGAGCTCCAGGCGGAGCTGGCCGCCGCGCGCTCCATCCAGCAGCAGCTGCTGCCCCAGGCCGTGCCCCAGGTGCCGGGCTATCAGGTGGCCGCCGTCAACGTTCCCAGCCGGTCGGTCAGCGGCGACACCTACGACTTCCTCACCCTCCGCGGCGGGGCCACGGCGCTGGTGGTGGCCGACATCTCGGGCAAGGGCACGCCCGCGGCCCTGCTGGCCAGCACCCTGCAGGCCAGCCTGCGGGCCCTGGCGCTGGTCATGGACGATCCCGGCGACCTGCTGGCGGCCGCCAACCGCGCCCTCTACGCGAGCACCGACCCGGAACGCTTCGCCACGGTCTTCCTGGCGGTGCTCGAACCCGGGGGCGGCGCCCTGCGCTACGCCAGCGCCGGCCACAATCCGCCCCTGCTGCGCCACGGCAATGGCCGTCAGGAGTGGCTGCCGCCGGCCGGCACCCCCCTGGGCATGCTGCCCGAGATGGAGTACCCCGTCACCCGGGTCACCCTGGGCCCGGACGACGTCCTCGTCGTGTACACCGACGGCGTGACCGAGGCCACCGACAGCCGCGAGGCGGAATTCGCCGAGTCGGGCCTGCTCGAGATCGTCGTCACCCGGGCCCACACCCCGCCAGCGGTCATCATCGACGCGGTGGTGCAGGCGGTTCACGCCCATGTCGGCGATGGCGCCGCCCCGGCCCCGGACCAGCCTCCGCCCGACGCGGGCGACGACCTGACCCTCGTCGTGGTCAAGACCGTCTGA